The genomic DNA CGCGATCCGATTCTCATGATCGACGAGATCGACAAGATGTCCGGCGGGGGCCCGAGCGGCGACCCGACGGCGGCGATGCTCGAGGTCCTCGATCCGTCGCAGAACAACGCCTTCGTCGATCATTATCTCAACCTGCCCTTCGACCTTTCCTCCTCGCTCTTCGTCTGCACGGCGAACAATCTGTACGACATTCCCGCGCCGCTCCGCGACCGCATGGAAGTCATCAAGATCGCCGGCTACACCGTCGAGGAGAAAGTCGAGATCGCATGGCGGTACATGCTTCCCCGCCTGCTCGAGGAGCACGGCATCACCGACAAAGACATACAGTTCACCGACGAGTCGCTTTCCTTCATCTCGAATCGGTATTCACGAGAAGCCGGCCTGCGCAATTTCGAGCGCAATCTCGCGGCGATCATGAGGAAGCGGGCGCGCCGCAAGGCAGAGGGCGAAGAGGGCGCGTGGGTGATCGACCTCGAAAAAGTCGAAGAGATCCTCGGCATTCCTCGTTATGCAGTCGAGGAAGCGGAGAAGGTCCCCGAAGTCGGTGTCGCCACGGGCCTCGCCTGGACGGCGACGGGCGGCGATCTCATGATCATCGAGGCGCTGAAGATGCCTGGTACCGGCCGTCTGACGGTTACGGGTCAGCTCGGCGAAGTCATGCGCGAAAGCGTCGATGCGGCCTACTCCTACGTGCGATCGCGCGCCGGCCAACTCGGGATTCCAGATTCGGATTTCCGCGAATACGATCTACACATTCACCTTCCTGCTGGTGCGATCCCGAAGGACGGA from Gemmatimonadaceae bacterium includes the following:
- a CDS encoding S16 family serine protease; translated protein: RDPILMIDEIDKMSGGGPSGDPTAAMLEVLDPSQNNAFVDHYLNLPFDLSSSLFVCTANNLYDIPAPLRDRMEVIKIAGYTVEEKVEIAWRYMLPRLLEEHGITDKDIQFTDESLSFISNRYSREAGLRNFERNLAAIMRKRARRKAEGEEGAWVIDLEKVEEILGIPRYAVEEAEKVPEVGVATGLAWTATGGDLMIIEALKMPGTGRLTVTGQLGEVMRESVDAAYSYVRSRAGQLGIPDSDFREYDLHIHLPAGAIPKDGPSAGITLTLTIASTLSGRPVRRDVAMTGEVTLRGKVLEIGGLKEKILAAYRAGLREVILPKSNEKDLRDVPAEVKQNMAFTFVERMDEVLHLALLPAPLGVADVTEPEPSPGIAGSSTRVDREDSVAARGA